Part of the Gloeocapsa sp. DLM2.Bin57 genome is shown below.
CAATGTTAATGTAAAAGAAACATAGATTTTAATTTTAGATCGATATGCAGCCACATCCAGATTCTAACGACAAAATAGCCTTAAAATGTGTGGTTATAACCGTAAGTGATACCAGGAGTTTTGCAGACGATCACAGTGGAAACTTAATTAAATCCCTGTTACGGGATGCGGGACATTTAACCGTTGGTTATCAAATTATACCCGATCTACCAGGAGAAATTATAGCCCAGTTAACCACCTGGCAAAAAGTAGATGTCATAATTTTAAATGGTGGAACTGGTATCAGTAAACGAGATCAAACTGTAGATGTAGTTGAAGTAGTGCTAGAACAAATACTTCCTGGATTTGGTGAGTTATTCAGGATGTTAAGTTATCAAACCATTGGTTCAAGAGCGATGGCTTCTAGAGCTATAGCAGGAGTATATCAAGAAAAACTGATATTTTGCCTCCCTGGTTCTACTAATGGCGTTAAACTAGCGATGGAGAAGCTAATTATACCTGAACTAATTCATCTGAACCAACAAATCAAACAATGACCCTAATTACCAGTCCACAATCACTACAACCAGAACAAGCATTAGAATTATTAGAGGGAATTATCGCCCTATCTCAAGCAGATGGAGTGTCTGTAAGCTTAAGAGCGCAAGAAGAAACCTTATCAAGATTTTCGGAAAATCAACTGAGTCAAAATATGGAAAAAACTAAACTCAGTGTGAGTATAACCAGTTATTTTGGTCAGCGTAGTGCTTCTGCTAATACAACAGAAATAACTCCAGAAAGTCTTCAGTCAACCCGAGAACGTTCAGAAAGTTTAGCACGTTTAGCGCCTGTTGATCCCGAATGGGTTGAGTTACTCCCTCCCCAAAGTTATGAACATAGGTTAGCTGGTTATAGTGAAGTAACGGCTAATTTTTCTCCTTTAGCTAGGGGTGAAATCGTCGCTAAAGTCTGTAATCAAGCCAGAATAGCGGGAGTAGAAACTTCAGGTACTGTTAGTACAGATGTATCATTATTGGCGATCGCTAATTCAGCAGGATTGAGAGCCACGGGTATTACTACAGAAGCTGATTTTAGCGTTACTGCTAAACAAGATAATGGCTCAAGTTGGTTACAAAGTTCAGCCATAGATATCACAGACTTACAGTTTACAGAGATAACCGCAAAAGTAATCGAAAGGGCGATCGCCTCAAAAAATCCCCGA
Proteins encoded:
- a CDS encoding MogA/MoaB family molybdenum cofactor biosynthesis protein — translated: MQPHPDSNDKIALKCVVITVSDTRSFADDHSGNLIKSLLRDAGHLTVGYQIIPDLPGEIIAQLTTWQKVDVIILNGGTGISKRDQTVDVVEVVLEQILPGFGELFRMLSYQTIGSRAMASRAIAGVYQEKLIFCLPGSTNGVKLAMEKLIIPELIHLNQQIKQ